A region of Chelonoidis abingdonii isolate Lonesome George chromosome 8, CheloAbing_2.0, whole genome shotgun sequence DNA encodes the following proteins:
- the ECE2 gene encoding endothelin-converting enzyme 2 isoform X2, with product MMSRMNVALQDLSNNMSDYKRATFQDDEGAEAAGDGSASPDSVEVGFRKGPPPLLSRLGSRTQLELALCAICLITALLLLGSMIALGIQYSKDPSHTTCLTEACITVASKILEALDRETNPCEDFYQYSCGGWIKRNPLPDGRSKWSTFNSIWDQNQAIMKHLLENATFNSSSEAERKTQRYYLSCLKEQKIGELGSQPLMDLIEKIGGWNITGPWNQSNFMEVLKMVSGTYRATPFFTVYVGADSKSSNSNVIQVDQSGLFLPSRDYYLNKTANEKVLAAYLDYMMELGMLLGGEKVSTQEQMEQVLAFETLLANITVPQDERRDDEKIYHKMSIAELQALAPAINWLDYMIYALAPLELSEAEPVVVFGREYLQQVSELINSTDRSILNNYMIWNLVQKTASSLDQRFETAQEKLLETLYGTKKSCTPRWQTCISNTDDTLGFALGSLFVKATFDRDSKEIAEEMISEIRTAFEESLDQLDWMDTMTRQAAKEKADTIYDMIGFPDFILDNKELDDVYDGYEVSEDSFFQNMLNFYNFSAKVMADQLRKPPNRDQWSMTPQTVNAYYLPTKNGIVFPAGILQAPFYARNHPKALNFGGIGVVMGHELTHAFDDQGDTCRHLPRLLCAAFASAPSAWSRIRQGGELASLVAELFPGGL from the exons ATGATGTCCAGGATGAACGTAGCTCTCCAGGATCTCAGCAACAAC ATGTCTGATTACAAACGAGCTACTTTCCAGGATGACGAGGGGGCGGAAGCGGCTGGCGATGGAAGCGCCTCTCCTGATAGCGTGGAG gtGGGGTTCAGGAAAGGGCCCCCGCCCTTGCTGAGCCGCCTGGGTTCACGGACCCAGCTGGAGCTGGCTCTCTGTGCCATCTGCCTCATCacggctctgctgctgctgggctctaTGATTGCTCTGGGCATCCAATACAGCAAAG ACCCTTCCCACACCACGTGCCTAACGGAAGCCTGCATCACCGTGGCCAGTAAGATCTTGGAGGCCCTGGACCGGGAGACTAATCCCTGCGAGGACTTCTACCAGTACTCCTGCGGGGGTTGGATAAAGCGGAACCCGCTGCCCGATGGGCGCTCCAAGTGGAGCACCTTCAACAGCATCTGGGACCAGAACCAGGCCATCATGAAACACCTCTTAG AGAACGCCACCTTCAACTCCAGCAGCGAGGCAGAGAGGAAGACCCAGCGCTACTACCTGTCCTGTCTGAAGGAGCAGAAAATCggggagctgggctctcagccactgatggacctgatTGAGAag ATTGGCGGGTGGAATATTACCGGGCCCTGGAACCAGAGCAACTTCATGGAGGTTCTGAAGATGGTGTCAGGGACCTACAGGGCCACCCCCTTTTTCACAGTCTATGTGGGCGCCGATTCCAAGAGTTCCAACAGCAACGTCATTCAG GTGGATCAGTCAggccttttcctcccctcccggGATTACTACCTGAACAAGACAGCCAATGAgaag GTGCTGGCTGCTTACCTGGACTATATGATggagctggggatgctgctgGGTGGGGAGAAGGTCTCCACCCAGGAGCAGATGGAGCAAGTGCTGGCGTTTGAGACCCTGCTGGCCAATATCACGGTCCCTCAGGACGAGAGGCGGGATGACGAGAAGATCTATCACAAGATGAGCATCGCAGAGCTGCAG GCTCTGGCCCCCGCCATCAACTGGCTGGATTACATGATCTATGCCCTGGCCCCGCTGGAGCTGAGCGAGGCGGAGCCCGTGGTGGTGTTTGGCCGCGAGTATCTGCAGCAGGTCTCCGAGCTCATCAACAGCACAGACAGAAG CATTTTGAACAATTACATGATCTGGAACCTGGTTCAGAAAACTGCCTCAAGCCTCGACCAGCGATTTGAGACGGCCCAGGAGAAGCTACTGGAGACCCTCTATGGCACCAAGAAG TCCTGCACCCCTCGCTGGCAAACCTGCATCTCCAACACCGACGACACGCTGGGCTTCGCCCTGGGCTCCTTGTTCGTGAAAGCCACCTTTGACAGAGACAGCAAGGAGATT GCAGAGGAGATGATCAGCGAGATCCGGACGGCCTTTGAGGAATCCCTGGACCAGCTTGACTGGATGGACACGATGACAAGACAGGCCGCTAAGGAGAAG GCGGACACCATTTACGACATGATCGGCTTCCCGGACTTCATCCTCGATAATAAGGAGCTGGACGACGTCTACGATGGG TACGAAGTCTCTGAAGACTCCTTTTTCCAGAACATGCTCAACTTCTACAATTTCTCTGCCAAGGTCATGGCCGACCAGCTGCGGAAACCCCCGAACCGGGACCA GTGGAGCATGACCCCACAGACCGTCAATGCCTATTACTTGCCCACCAAGAACGGGATCGTCTTTCCAGCTGGGATCCTGCAGGCTCCTTTCTACGCCCGCAACCACCCCAA GGCCCTCAACTTTGGCGGCATCGGAGTAGTGATGGGGCACGAGCTCACGCATGCATTTGATGACCAAG